The proteins below are encoded in one region of Pseudomonas sp. SCB32:
- a CDS encoding PqiB family protein, whose translation MSDLPTPKMRKTSNWSAIWILPLIALAIGAWLAWRAYDQAGIMISIRFESGDGIQINKTEVVFKGIGVGKVTDLHVNKPDLGVTAVVEMRKEAGEYLSKGTRFWLVKPRVSLAGVTGLETLVSGNYIAIDPIKGDQQHEFTALKEPPPLSDSLPGLHLTLKAERLGSLEQGSPIYYRQIQVGQVKSYHLAEDQKTIEVKIHIEPAYANLVRKHSRFWNASGITLTGDLSGLKLRTESLASIAAGGIAFSTPENYPDSPPTDSTKPFRLYEDYDAAQSGLGVRLKVSDVSGLSAGNTPVMYNGVQVGTVKNIEMDEDFNGATAQLSMDPRTEDFLNSGTEFWLVKPSISLAGITGLEALVKGNYISVRFSKTGESTRDFTIRPKAPPLNLDSPGLHLVLTTDKLGSLEVGTPILYRQLKVGSVQSYQLSRRDPSRLVIGVHIEPEYAKLVNTSTRFWNVSGVTVSGGLDGIKLKSESLQTLIAGGIAFDTPDAKAPPVTKVRRFALFDSEEVAHAKGQMIELRADTADGLKEGTVLRYKGLEVGRVEQVDLSKDLRGVQMKARLTRAEDRIARQGTRFWVVGPEVGLNGVSNLGTIVSGQYIEVLPAEKPGQAQTSFSLLASQPNRLLEGEGLRLTLSAPRRGSLKVGVPVTFREVQVGKVTSFELGETADRVLIHILIEPRYAPLVRTGSRFWNTSGVGVDAGLFKGVKVRTESFETILAGGVAFATPNNADMGGPAKPGQTFALFDESNEEWLDWAPKIPLEKAN comes from the coding sequence ATGAGTGATCTTCCCACCCCGAAGATGCGCAAGACCTCCAACTGGTCGGCAATCTGGATCCTGCCGCTGATCGCTCTGGCGATCGGTGCCTGGCTGGCCTGGAGGGCCTACGATCAGGCGGGGATCATGATCAGTATCCGCTTCGAAAGCGGCGACGGGATCCAGATCAACAAGACCGAAGTGGTCTTCAAGGGCATCGGGGTCGGCAAGGTGACCGACCTCCATGTGAACAAGCCGGACCTGGGCGTCACGGCCGTCGTCGAGATGCGCAAGGAAGCGGGCGAGTACCTGAGCAAGGGTACGCGCTTCTGGCTGGTGAAGCCGCGTGTATCGTTGGCCGGGGTGACCGGTCTGGAAACCCTGGTATCGGGTAACTACATCGCCATAGACCCCATAAAGGGTGACCAGCAGCATGAGTTCACCGCGCTGAAGGAACCACCGCCCCTCTCCGACAGCCTGCCCGGCTTGCACCTGACGCTCAAGGCTGAGCGCCTGGGGTCGCTGGAGCAGGGCAGTCCGATCTATTACCGGCAGATTCAGGTGGGTCAGGTGAAGAGCTATCACCTGGCTGAAGACCAGAAGACCATCGAGGTGAAGATTCACATCGAGCCGGCCTATGCGAACCTCGTGCGCAAACATTCGCGTTTCTGGAACGCCAGCGGCATCACCCTGACCGGGGACCTGAGCGGCCTCAAGCTGCGTACCGAATCGCTGGCCTCCATCGCTGCCGGCGGTATCGCCTTCTCCACGCCGGAGAACTATCCGGACAGTCCCCCGACGGATTCGACCAAGCCATTCCGTCTCTATGAGGATTACGATGCCGCCCAGTCCGGTCTCGGTGTCAGGCTGAAGGTCTCCGATGTCAGCGGGCTCAGCGCTGGCAACACCCCGGTGATGTACAACGGTGTGCAGGTTGGTACCGTGAAGAACATCGAAATGGACGAGGATTTCAACGGAGCCACCGCGCAGTTGTCGATGGACCCGCGCACCGAGGACTTCCTCAATAGCGGCACCGAGTTCTGGCTGGTCAAACCAAGCATTTCCTTGGCGGGCATCACCGGCCTCGAAGCGCTGGTGAAGGGTAACTACATCAGCGTGCGCTTCTCCAAGACTGGCGAGTCGACTCGTGATTTCACCATCCGTCCCAAGGCTCCGCCACTGAACCTGGATTCGCCGGGATTGCACCTGGTGCTGACGACCGACAAGTTGGGCTCCCTGGAAGTCGGCACGCCGATTCTCTATCGGCAGCTGAAGGTGGGTAGCGTGCAGAGCTACCAGCTGTCCCGCCGTGATCCGTCGCGGCTGGTCATCGGCGTACATATCGAGCCTGAGTACGCCAAGCTGGTAAACACCTCCACACGCTTCTGGAACGTCAGCGGGGTCACCGTCAGTGGCGGGCTTGACGGCATCAAGCTCAAGAGCGAGTCGTTGCAAACCCTGATTGCCGGTGGCATCGCATTCGACACACCGGACGCGAAAGCGCCTCCTGTGACCAAGGTGCGTCGCTTCGCGCTGTTCGACAGCGAAGAGGTGGCCCACGCCAAGGGCCAGATGATCGAGCTGCGCGCCGATACCGCAGACGGCCTGAAGGAAGGTACCGTGCTGCGCTACAAGGGCCTGGAAGTCGGGCGCGTTGAACAGGTCGACCTGAGCAAGGACCTGCGCGGCGTGCAGATGAAGGCGCGCCTGACCCGCGCAGAGGACCGTATCGCACGCCAGGGCACGCGTTTCTGGGTGGTTGGCCCGGAGGTCGGACTCAACGGTGTGTCCAACCTGGGCACCATCGTCAGCGGCCAATACATCGAAGTGTTGCCGGCCGAAAAGCCGGGCCAGGCACAGACTTCGTTCAGCCTGCTGGCCAGCCAGCCGAATCGCCTGCTGGAGGGCGAAGGCTTGCGCCTGACCCTCAGTGCTCCGCGCCGTGGCTCGCTGAAGGTGGGCGTGCCGGTGACCTTCCGCGAAGTGCAGGTGGGCAAGGTGACCTCCTTCGAACTGGGTGAGACCGCTGACCGGGTGCTGATCCACATCCTGATCGAGCCGCGCTACGCACCGCTGGTGCGCACCGGCAGCCGCTTCTGGAACACCAGTGGGGTGGGCGTCGATGCCGGGCTGTTCAAGGGTGTGAAGGTCCGTACCGAGTCCTTCGAGACCATCCTTGCTGGCGGTGTTGCCTTCGCTACGCCGAACAATGCCGACATGGGCGGACCGGCCAAGCCAGGGCAGACCTTTGCGCTGTTCGACGAGTCCAACGAGGAGTGGCTGGACTGGGCGCCGAAGATCCCGCTGGAGAAGGCGAACTGA
- a CDS encoding paraquat-inducible protein A: MSEIQGDALQHLPLDQLIACHECDLLMRREPVPLGQKSVCPRCGYELEIHRPHMVRRGLALVLTALLLYIPANFMPIMHITILGQTSTDTVWSGVLGLYGSSMKGVAIVVFLCSMIIPLAKLLCQLFVLLTLRFKTMREHGMVLLRGYQHLREWGMLEVYFMGILVSIVKLIGMAELHIGLGLACFVALLFTQVWLEVTMSHHQVWSELSGEFDDASH, encoded by the coding sequence ATGTCCGAAATCCAAGGTGATGCGCTACAGCACCTGCCGCTGGATCAGTTGATCGCGTGCCATGAGTGCGATCTATTGATGCGGCGCGAGCCCGTGCCGCTGGGGCAGAAGTCGGTCTGTCCGCGATGCGGCTATGAACTGGAGATACACCGCCCTCACATGGTGAGGCGTGGTCTGGCCCTGGTGCTGACAGCGTTGCTGCTCTACATACCGGCCAACTTCATGCCGATCATGCATATCACCATCCTCGGGCAAACCAGTACCGATACGGTCTGGAGCGGAGTGCTGGGCCTTTACGGGTCGAGCATGAAAGGCGTCGCCATCGTGGTGTTCCTGTGCAGCATGATCATTCCGCTGGCCAAGTTGCTCTGCCAGCTGTTCGTGCTGTTGACGCTGCGTTTCAAGACGATGCGCGAACACGGCATGGTGTTGTTGCGTGGATACCAGCACCTGCGCGAATGGGGGATGCTCGAGGTCTATTTCATGGGCATCCTGGTGTCGATCGTGAAGCTGATCGGCATGGCTGAACTGCATATCGGCCTGGGGCTGGCCTGCTTCGTGGCCTTGTTGTTCACCCAGGTCTGGTTGGAGGTGACGATGTCCCACCACCAGGTTTGGAGCGAGTTGTCCGGGGAGTTCGACGATGCGAGCCATTGA
- a CDS encoding paraquat-inducible protein A translates to MRAIDAGVLICGECHQLNRRAEDDETFCSRCGSVVHERKPNSLARTWALLITAAVLYIPANLLPIMTVNFLGNGMPATIMEGVIELINADMVPIAAVVFVASILVPTFKLVGITLLLYSVQRRQPMSARQRIVMYRFIEWIGRWSMLDIFVIAILVALVNFGNLATIEADLGAAAFATVVVLTMLAAVTFDPRLIWDNTDAENDNE, encoded by the coding sequence ATGCGAGCCATTGACGCCGGCGTGCTGATCTGTGGCGAGTGCCACCAGCTCAATCGTCGTGCCGAAGACGATGAGACTTTCTGCAGCCGCTGTGGCTCGGTGGTGCACGAGCGCAAGCCAAACAGCCTGGCACGGACCTGGGCGCTGCTGATCACTGCCGCCGTGCTCTATATACCCGCCAACCTGCTGCCGATCATGACGGTCAACTTCCTGGGCAATGGCATGCCCGCGACCATCATGGAAGGGGTGATCGAGCTGATCAACGCGGACATGGTGCCCATTGCCGCGGTGGTCTTCGTCGCCAGTATCCTGGTCCCGACCTTCAAGCTGGTCGGTATCACCCTGCTGCTGTATTCGGTACAGCGTCGACAACCCATGTCGGCCAGGCAGAGGATCGTGATGTATCGGTTCATCGAATGGATCGGGCGCTGGTCGATGCTCGACATCTTCGTCATCGCGATCCTGGTGGCCCTGGTGAATTTCGGCAATCTGGCCACTATCGAGGCAGACCTCGGTGCGGCCGCATTCGCCACTGTGGTCGTCCTGACCATGCTGGCAGCAGTGACCTTCGATCCCCGGTTGATCTGGGATAACACGGACGCGGAAAACGACAATGAGTGA